One part of the Solea solea chromosome 1, fSolSol10.1, whole genome shotgun sequence genome encodes these proteins:
- the nck1b gene encoding cytoplasmic protein NCK1 isoform X2 — protein sequence MDMANLFKHFFRIGKVKSRKGGMRDTASNADTDMYADNGERLYDLNLPALVKFNYTAEREDELTLVKGTRVVVMEKCSDGWWRGSYNGRSGWFPSNYVTEDVDGTAGGGGMGGLGEQGGSLTEKLAAVMNSTTNGNRVLHTVQALYPFSSGNDEELNFERGEVMEVVEKPENDPEWWKCRKADGQLGLVPKNYVTVLDSASHKSSAALAGPPTPDCDYISPSGTGRFAGKEWYYGKVTRHQAEVALNQRGTEGDFLIRDSESSPNDFSISLKAQSKNKHFKVQLKESLYCIGQRKFNSMEELVEHYKKAPIFTSEQGDKLYLVKALAAS from the exons GAATTGGGAAGGTGAAGAGCAGAAAGGGAGGGATGAGAGACACGGCGTCCAACGCCGACACAGACATGTATGCAGATAACGGGGAGCGGCTGTACGACCTCAACCTGCCCGCCCTGGTGAAGTTCAACTACACGGCGGAGCGCGAGGACGAGCTCACTCTGGTGAAAGGCACGCGGGTGGTGGTGATGGAGAAGTGCAGCGACGGCTGGTGGCGCGGCAGCTACAACGGACGGTCAGGCTGGTTTCCGTCCAACTACGTGACGGAGGACGTGGACGGGACGGCGGGGGGCGGGGGAATGGGCGGCCTCGGCGAGCAGGGCGGGTCGCTCACGGAGAAGCTGGCGGCCGTGATGAACAGTACCACAAACGGGAACCGGGTGCTGCACACGGTGCAGGCGCTCTACCCCTTCAGCTCGGGCAACGACGAGGAGCTGAACTTTGAGCGCGGCGAGGTGATGGAGGTCGTGGAGAAGCCGGAGAACGACCCCGAGTGGTGGAAGTGCCGCAAAGCGGACGGACAGCTGGGCCTGGTGCCCAAGAACTACGTCACGGTGCTGGACTCCGCCTCCCACAAATCCTCGGCGGCGCTCGCCGGGCCGCCCACGCCCGACTGTGACTACATCTCGCCTTCAGGCACCGGGCGCTTCGCAGGGAAGGAGTGGTACTACGGGAAGGTGACGCGCCACCAGGCGGAGGTGGCCCTCAACCAGAGAGGCACAGAAGGAGACTTCCTCATCCGAGACAGCGAGTCATCA CCAAACGACTTCTCCATCTCCCTGAAGGCACAGAGCAAGAATAAGCATTTCAAAGTGCAGCTGAAGGAAAGCCTTTACTGCATCGGACAGCGCAAGTTCAACTCTATGGAAGAGCTTGTGGAACACTACAAAAAAGCCCCCATCTTCACCAGTGAGCAGGGCGACAAACTGTACCTGGTCAAGGCCTTGGCAGCTTCCTga